In the genome of Montipora foliosa isolate CH-2021 chromosome 3, ASM3666993v2, whole genome shotgun sequence, one region contains:
- the LOC137997715 gene encoding death domain-containing ATP nucleosidase-like, with protein sequence MPPKLRVKPPKRSDLPVASKPWGDADLPIDILLLTVEDCEFLSCFSFLDRPFKSYKEEVGPIYFGYTGNNGDQEKLKVALMKCSKGAAVPGGSLTAVKNAVRVLSPKAVFSVGTCSGLCSDKVKLGDVVVSAKLTTAAGFKSPVSRRMSDLVRDAPYGWVAPLENPDELEVEVHCDGDILSQTQAARCGCADLHLQYPEAIAVETEEEGVFAAAYDEKIEWVVVKGVAHFVNQTELSRSEWMSFASTMAASIVAKMINDPVVFQEWPHCNQGKIHHEKSGCLMQLYVKKNFKKIKIKKIKNKYYYHYYYYYYYYYYYYYYYY encoded by the exons ATGCCCCCAAAACTCAGGGTCAAGCCACCAAAGCGGAGTGATCTTCCAGTTGCCAGCAAACCCTGGGGAGATGCTGATCTGCCAATTGATATTTTGTTACTAACAGTGGAGGATTGTGAGTTCttgagttgtttttcatttctggaTCGACCCTTCAAAAGTTACAAGGAAGAAGTTGGTCCGATCTATTTTGGATACACTGGTAATAATGGTGACCAAGAGAAGCTTAAAGTTGCATTAATGAAATGTTCTAAAGGTGCCGCAGTCCCAGGAGGATCATTAACCGCAGTAAAGAATGCTGTCAGGGTCTTAAGCCCTAAGGCAGTGTTTTCAGTGGGAACTTGCAGTGGTTTATGCTCAGATAAAGTCAAACTAGGAGATGTAGTTGTCTCTGCCAAGTTGACAACAGCAGCTGGATTCAAATCTCCTGTAAGTAGACGTATGAGTGATCTTGTTAGAGATGCACCCTATGGGTGGGTTGCTCCTTTGGAAAATCCAGATGAATTGGAGGTTGAAGTACACTGTGATGGTGATATTTTGAGCCAAACACAGGCAGCGAGGTGTGGATGTGCTGATCTTCATTTACAATATCCAGAAGCAATTGCTGTTGAGACAGAAGAGGAAG GTGTTTTCGCTGCAGCCTATGATGAAAAGATTGAGTGGGTGGTAGTAAAAGGTGTGGCACATTTTGTTAATCAAACCGAACTGTCAAGAAGTGAGTGGATGTCCTTTGCAAGTACCATGGCAGCCTCTATTGTGGCAAAGATGATCAATGACCCTGTTGTTTTCCAAGAGTGGCCGCACTGTAACCAAGGTAAAATTCATCATGAAAAATCTGGCTGTTTAATGCAGTtgtatgttaaaaaaaattttaaaaaaataaaaataaaaaaaataaaaaataaatactactaccactactactactactactactactactactactactactactactactactaa